A genome region from Myxocyprinus asiaticus isolate MX2 ecotype Aquarium Trade chromosome 12, UBuf_Myxa_2, whole genome shotgun sequence includes the following:
- the LOC127449345 gene encoding suppressor of tumorigenicity 7 protein-like isoform X2 gives MADRSGSNPQSPGFTEKLKSWLCWSWTYICVLWFAMVLTMVYVLRSPLKLQETVNDASVFLNTLTPKFYVALTGTSSLISGLILIFEWWYFRKYGTSFIEQVSVSHLRPLLGVVENSSSTGLFSSVNGDMEPRTNVAECKVWRNPLNLFRGAEYSRYTWVTGKEPLTYYDMNLSAQDHQTFFLGDTQQLKPEDAVMQKAWRERNPQARIRAAYQAIELNRECAAAYVLLAEEEATTITEAELLFKQALKSAGKDTNLVVYIKRRLAMCARKLGRIKEAVKMMRDLMKEFPLLGMLNIHENLLEALLELQAYADVQAVLAKYDDISLPKSATICYTSALLKARAVSDKFSPEAASRRGLSTAEMNAVEAIHRAVEFNPHVPKYLLEMKSLILPPEHILKRGDSEAVAYAFFHLQHWKRAEGALNLLHCTWEGTFRIIPYPLEKGHLFYPYPGCTETADRELLPSFHEVSVYPKKELPFFILFTAGLCSFCAMLAMLTHQFPELMGVFVKAFFSTLFAPLGFFADKMERFMPSCLWHQLTNI, from the exons ATGGCGGACCGCAGCGGCAGTAATCCTCAATCTCCCGGTTTCACCGAGAAATTAAAATCGTGGCTCTGCTGGTCGTGGACGTACATATGTGTTCTCTGGTTTGCCATGGTCTTGACGATGGTTTACGTGCTGAGGAGTCCCCTGAAGCTGCAGGAGACGGTAAATGACG CATCTGTGTTTTTAAACACTCTTACACCTAAATTCTATGTTGCACTGACTGGAACTTCCTCTCTCATCTCTGGCCTTATTTTG ATATTTGAGTGGTGGTACTTTAGAAAGTATGGCACTTCATTCATTGAGCAGGTGTCTGTCAGTCACTTGCGCCCTCTTCTGGGAGTAGTGGAGAACAGCAGCTCAACAGGCCTCTTCTCTTCAGTAAATGGGGATATGGAGCCAAGAACCAACGTTGCAG AATGTAAAGTGTGGAGGAACCCACTTAACCTGTTCAGAGGGGCGGAGTATAGCAG GTACACTTGGGTAACGGGAAAAGAGCCCCTCACATACTACGACATGAATCTGTCAGCACAAGATCACCAGACCTTTTTCTTGGGAGACACTCAGCAACTTAAACCAGAGGATGCTG TAATGCAGAAGGCCTGGAGGGAAAGGAATCCACAGGCACGTATTCGAGCAGCTTACCAGGCCATTGAGCTGAACCGAGA ATGTGCTGCAGCATATGTGCTCCTCGCTGAAGAAGAAGCTACAACAATCACAGAGGCCGAACTGCTATTCAAACAAGCACTTAAAAGTG CTGGTAAAGACACAAACCTTGTGGTGTACATCAAGCGCAGACTGGCCATGTGTGCTAGAAAACTGGGACGCATCAAAGAAGCTGTGAAGATGATGAGAGAT TTAATGAAAGAATTCCCCTTATTGGGAATGTTAAATATTCACGAGAATCTTCTAGAAGCATTATTAGAGCTACAGGCCTATGCTGATGTACAAGCAGTCCTTGCAAAATATGACG ATATAAGCTTGCCAAAATCAGCCACTATATGCTACACATCTGCCTTACTGAAAGCAAGAGCAGTATCAGATAA GTTTTCACCTGAGGCGGCCTCTAGACGAGGTCTCAGCACAGCAGAGATGAACGCAGTAGAGGCAATACACCGAGCTGTGGAGTTCAACCCACATGTACCAAAG taTTTATTAGAGATGAAGAGTCTGATTTTGCCTCCGGAGCATATTTTGAAGAGAGGAGACAGTGAGGCAGTGGCGTATGCGTTCTTTCACCTGCAACACTGGAAACGGGCAGAGGGGGCGCTCAACCTGCTACACTGCACATGGGAGGGCA CTTTCCGAATCATCCCATACCCCCTGGAGAAGGGTCACCTCTTCTATCCTTATCCAGGATGCACAGAGACTGCAGACAGGGAACTCCTGCCTT CATTTCACGAGGTCTCCGTGTATCCGAAGAAGGAGCTTCCATTCTTCATCCTCTTCACAGCGGGCCTGTGCTCATTCTGTGCCATGCTGGCCATGCTCACACACCAGTTTCCAGAACTCATGGGGGTCTTCGTCAAAGCA TTCTTCAGTACTCTCTTTGCTCCACTGGGGTTTTTTGCTGACAAGATGGAAAGGTTTATGCCCTCCTGCCTGTGGCATCAACTaacaaacatctga
- the LOC127449345 gene encoding suppressor of tumorigenicity 7 protein-like isoform X3, translated as MCSLVCHGLDDGLRAEESPEAAGDASVFLNTLTPKFYVALTGTSSLISGLILIFEWWYFRKYGTSFIEQVSVSHLRPLLGVVENSSSTGLFSSVNGDMEPRTNVAECKVWRNPLNLFRGAEYSRYTWVTGKEPLTYYDMNLSAQDHQTFFLGDTQQLKPEDAVMQKAWRERNPQARIRAAYQAIELNRECAAAYVLLAEEEATTITEAELLFKQALKSAGKDTNLVVYIKRRLAMCARKLGRIKEAVKMMRDLMKEFPLLGMLNIHENLLEALLELQAYADVQAVLAKYDDISLPKSATICYTSALLKARAVSDKFSPEAASRRGLSTAEMNAVEAIHRAVEFNPHVPKYLLEMKSLILPPEHILKRGDSEAVAYAFFHLQHWKRAEGALNLLHCTWEGTFRIIPYPLEKGHLFYPYPGCTETADRELLPCDYTLLYHFTRSPCIRRRSFHSSSSSQRACAHSVPCWPCSHTSFQNSWGSSSKHSSVLSLLHWGFLLTRWKGLCPPACGIN; from the exons ATGTGTTCTCTGGTTTGCCATGGTCTTGACGATGGTTTACGTGCTGAGGAGTCCCCTGAAGCTGCAGGAGACG CATCTGTGTTTTTAAACACTCTTACACCTAAATTCTATGTTGCACTGACTGGAACTTCCTCTCTCATCTCTGGCCTTATTTTG ATATTTGAGTGGTGGTACTTTAGAAAGTATGGCACTTCATTCATTGAGCAGGTGTCTGTCAGTCACTTGCGCCCTCTTCTGGGAGTAGTGGAGAACAGCAGCTCAACAGGCCTCTTCTCTTCAGTAAATGGGGATATGGAGCCAAGAACCAACGTTGCAG AATGTAAAGTGTGGAGGAACCCACTTAACCTGTTCAGAGGGGCGGAGTATAGCAG GTACACTTGGGTAACGGGAAAAGAGCCCCTCACATACTACGACATGAATCTGTCAGCACAAGATCACCAGACCTTTTTCTTGGGAGACACTCAGCAACTTAAACCAGAGGATGCTG TAATGCAGAAGGCCTGGAGGGAAAGGAATCCACAGGCACGTATTCGAGCAGCTTACCAGGCCATTGAGCTGAACCGAGA ATGTGCTGCAGCATATGTGCTCCTCGCTGAAGAAGAAGCTACAACAATCACAGAGGCCGAACTGCTATTCAAACAAGCACTTAAAAGTG CTGGTAAAGACACAAACCTTGTGGTGTACATCAAGCGCAGACTGGCCATGTGTGCTAGAAAACTGGGACGCATCAAAGAAGCTGTGAAGATGATGAGAGAT TTAATGAAAGAATTCCCCTTATTGGGAATGTTAAATATTCACGAGAATCTTCTAGAAGCATTATTAGAGCTACAGGCCTATGCTGATGTACAAGCAGTCCTTGCAAAATATGACG ATATAAGCTTGCCAAAATCAGCCACTATATGCTACACATCTGCCTTACTGAAAGCAAGAGCAGTATCAGATAA GTTTTCACCTGAGGCGGCCTCTAGACGAGGTCTCAGCACAGCAGAGATGAACGCAGTAGAGGCAATACACCGAGCTGTGGAGTTCAACCCACATGTACCAAAG taTTTATTAGAGATGAAGAGTCTGATTTTGCCTCCGGAGCATATTTTGAAGAGAGGAGACAGTGAGGCAGTGGCGTATGCGTTCTTTCACCTGCAACACTGGAAACGGGCAGAGGGGGCGCTCAACCTGCTACACTGCACATGGGAGGGCA CTTTCCGAATCATCCCATACCCCCTGGAGAAGGGTCACCTCTTCTATCCTTATCCAGGATGCACAGAGACTGCAGACAGGGAACTCCTGCCTTGTGATTATACACTCTTATAT CATTTCACGAGGTCTCCGTGTATCCGAAGAAGGAGCTTCCATTCTTCATCCTCTTCACAGCGGGCCTGTGCTCATTCTGTGCCATGCTGGCCATGCTCACACACCAGTTTCCAGAACTCATGGGGGTCTTCGTCAAAGCA TTCTTCAGTACTCTCTTTGCTCCACTGGGGTTTTTTGCTGACAAGATGGAAAGGTTTATGCCCTCCTGCCTGTGGCATCAACTaa
- the LOC127449345 gene encoding suppressor of tumorigenicity 7 protein-like isoform X1, with protein sequence MADRSGSNPQSPGFTEKLKSWLCWSWTYICVLWFAMVLTMVYVLRSPLKLQETVNDASVFLNTLTPKFYVALTGTSSLISGLILIFEWWYFRKYGTSFIEQVSVSHLRPLLGVVENSSSTGLFSSVNGDMEPRTNVAECKVWRNPLNLFRGAEYSRYTWVTGKEPLTYYDMNLSAQDHQTFFLGDTQQLKPEDAVMQKAWRERNPQARIRAAYQAIELNRECAAAYVLLAEEEATTITEAELLFKQALKSAGKDTNLVVYIKRRLAMCARKLGRIKEAVKMMRDLMKEFPLLGMLNIHENLLEALLELQAYADVQAVLAKYDDISLPKSATICYTSALLKARAVSDKFSPEAASRRGLSTAEMNAVEAIHRAVEFNPHVPKYLLEMKSLILPPEHILKRGDSEAVAYAFFHLQHWKRAEGALNLLHCTWEGTFRIIPYPLEKGHLFYPYPGCTETADRELLPCDYTLLYHFTRSPCIRRRSFHSSSSSQRACAHSVPCWPCSHTSFQNSWGSSSKHSSVLSLLHWGFLLTRWKGLCPPACGIN encoded by the exons ATGGCGGACCGCAGCGGCAGTAATCCTCAATCTCCCGGTTTCACCGAGAAATTAAAATCGTGGCTCTGCTGGTCGTGGACGTACATATGTGTTCTCTGGTTTGCCATGGTCTTGACGATGGTTTACGTGCTGAGGAGTCCCCTGAAGCTGCAGGAGACGGTAAATGACG CATCTGTGTTTTTAAACACTCTTACACCTAAATTCTATGTTGCACTGACTGGAACTTCCTCTCTCATCTCTGGCCTTATTTTG ATATTTGAGTGGTGGTACTTTAGAAAGTATGGCACTTCATTCATTGAGCAGGTGTCTGTCAGTCACTTGCGCCCTCTTCTGGGAGTAGTGGAGAACAGCAGCTCAACAGGCCTCTTCTCTTCAGTAAATGGGGATATGGAGCCAAGAACCAACGTTGCAG AATGTAAAGTGTGGAGGAACCCACTTAACCTGTTCAGAGGGGCGGAGTATAGCAG GTACACTTGGGTAACGGGAAAAGAGCCCCTCACATACTACGACATGAATCTGTCAGCACAAGATCACCAGACCTTTTTCTTGGGAGACACTCAGCAACTTAAACCAGAGGATGCTG TAATGCAGAAGGCCTGGAGGGAAAGGAATCCACAGGCACGTATTCGAGCAGCTTACCAGGCCATTGAGCTGAACCGAGA ATGTGCTGCAGCATATGTGCTCCTCGCTGAAGAAGAAGCTACAACAATCACAGAGGCCGAACTGCTATTCAAACAAGCACTTAAAAGTG CTGGTAAAGACACAAACCTTGTGGTGTACATCAAGCGCAGACTGGCCATGTGTGCTAGAAAACTGGGACGCATCAAAGAAGCTGTGAAGATGATGAGAGAT TTAATGAAAGAATTCCCCTTATTGGGAATGTTAAATATTCACGAGAATCTTCTAGAAGCATTATTAGAGCTACAGGCCTATGCTGATGTACAAGCAGTCCTTGCAAAATATGACG ATATAAGCTTGCCAAAATCAGCCACTATATGCTACACATCTGCCTTACTGAAAGCAAGAGCAGTATCAGATAA GTTTTCACCTGAGGCGGCCTCTAGACGAGGTCTCAGCACAGCAGAGATGAACGCAGTAGAGGCAATACACCGAGCTGTGGAGTTCAACCCACATGTACCAAAG taTTTATTAGAGATGAAGAGTCTGATTTTGCCTCCGGAGCATATTTTGAAGAGAGGAGACAGTGAGGCAGTGGCGTATGCGTTCTTTCACCTGCAACACTGGAAACGGGCAGAGGGGGCGCTCAACCTGCTACACTGCACATGGGAGGGCA CTTTCCGAATCATCCCATACCCCCTGGAGAAGGGTCACCTCTTCTATCCTTATCCAGGATGCACAGAGACTGCAGACAGGGAACTCCTGCCTTGTGATTATACACTCTTATAT CATTTCACGAGGTCTCCGTGTATCCGAAGAAGGAGCTTCCATTCTTCATCCTCTTCACAGCGGGCCTGTGCTCATTCTGTGCCATGCTGGCCATGCTCACACACCAGTTTCCAGAACTCATGGGGGTCTTCGTCAAAGCA TTCTTCAGTACTCTCTTTGCTCCACTGGGGTTTTTTGCTGACAAGATGGAAAGGTTTATGCCCTCCTGCCTGTGGCATCAACTaa